The genomic interval AAAGACCCTGCACTGGATGTTTTTTCCATGGAAAGTGAATATGTTGCTAAAAATTCTGATGTAATACTCATAAGCCTGCCCTTGAATAAACATACAAGGGGAATGATAGATTATAAATTCCTTTCATCGGTTAAGGGAAATATTATAGTCAACGTAGGCAGGTCTGAAATAGTAAACATGGATGATATGATTAAGTTCCTTGAGGAAAATAAAAATAAATGGTTCTTAACAGATGTATGGTGGGGCGAGCCGGAAATCAAAGGAGAAATTCCGGAAAATGTTATAATTACACCACATGTTGCTGGACTTGCCAGAAATTTTATGCAGGTTCCTGTGGAAAAAGCATTTGAAAATGTTGTAGCATACATACATGGGAATCCCGGTAACATAGTTAACAGAAATGACTACATTTGATGCTATATATTAAGGAAAAAATTTTCTATTTAAATAACTGTGATAGCACAACCAGGCCAGACCACAACTGCATATTTCTACGTTGAACATAATATTATAAGCAAAGCCAATAAAGGTTCCGGATATATTATATACATCTGGAAAAGCACCTGTTGCCTGTGAAAAAGATGGCAATATCAAATATACTGTGTAACGGAAATACAGTACTATCTCAATGAGAAAGCTTCCATATGCGGGAGTCAATATGATTATATAGTTAAGTCGAACTATATCCTTACGGGATAAACCATTTTAAAAATTAAATAATTAAGTATATATCGTAATATACTATATCTTATAAAGTGTTAAAATTGTCTAGTTTTGAAAATATGGATATATCAGAAAATTTAAGGAAATCATTAGGCTTAATGAAGTTTACGGAACCAACAGAAATCCAGGAAAAAGCAATTCCTGTAGTATTGACGGGAAAGGATGTTATTATACGTTCTAAAACAGGTTCAGGTAAAACAGCGGCATATCTACTGCCTGTGTTGAACTCGGTAGAAAAGTTAAAGGGTAAAGGTGTAAAAGCAATAATTATATTGCCAACAAGGGAACTGGCGCTTCAGACCCACAGGGTTGCCTCAAGGCTCGGAAAAATTTCAGGAATAAAATCAACAATTGTATATGGTGGAGCATCCATAATAAGGCAGGTTGAGGAACTTCCTGGTTCAGATATCGTGATCGGGACACCCGGAAGAATACTGGATTTATACAACCAGAAATACCTTAAACTTGACCATGTCAAGTATCTGGTACTTGATGAAGCGGACCTTATGCTTGATATGGGATTCATAGATGACATAAAGAAAATTATCTCATTTACCCCGGAAGGCAGGCAAACTATATTGCTATCTGCAACATTGCCTGCAGAGGTTAAAACAATAGCAAACCATTTCATGAATAACCCTGAGTTTGTAGATGCAGGTGGGGATGAAGCTATACCATCATCAATAAAACACCTTTACACTGTATCTGAGAAGTTTGACAAATTCTCAACTCTTATGTCCTACATACACAGTTATAATTCCAGAAAAGCTATAGTATTTGTGAAGACACAGAGATCCGGTGACCTTTTAAATCTAATACTCTCAAGATCAGGATTCAATAATGTGCTGATCCATGGTGGAATGAAGCAGCATGCCCGTGAGAGGTCTATAGCGGATTTCAGGCACATAGATTCAGGGATACTTGTTGCAACAAACGTGGCTGCAAGGGGGCTTGACATTCCAAATATTACAGATATAATCAACTTTGATGCGCCGGAGAGTACTGAAACATACGCACACCGTGTTGGCAGGTCAGGAAGAATGGGCAAGGATGGAAGGGCAATGACAATATTCGATCCCAGCCAGAAAAGCCTTATCCAGAGCATACAGAGAAGAAACAGGATAAAAATGGAGAAAATAAACATAGACCTTGAAACAGAGTACACCGATATCAATTACGGCAAATTAATCGCACAGTTCCGTGATAATGAAGAAAACGCCCCTGAACCGGATTACCATAGCCGTGGCAGAAGGCCATCAGGCGGCAGGGATAGGAGGCCATCTTCCCGCAGGGAAACAGGAAGCAGGCCAGGAAGAAGCAGTGGAAACTACCGCAGAAGAGAACATCAATAATTAATGCAGCCAATGGCATATTCCATTGCCCTGATTTAATATTATTTTCAATAAATTGACTTTTCAGGGTCTTTTTCTATATTTACATTAACATTGCGTATTTCTCTCCATGAAAAATTTTTTCTTACCCTTAAGTTGTTATGCAAATAAACTCCTGAGAAAAACAGGTTTCCTTTATCGTTATATTTTATGGACATTATGGATAGAAATTTATATTCTTCCCGATCTGTGTAAACGTTGACGGTAAAATCATAAAGAAATGCATATGCGAGTGTCTTTTTTATATCTTCCAACTCCATGCTGGACCGGCTGTCAGATTCTTCAAGCTTTCCTTCCCTGAAGGATATGGATGCAATTATCATTTCGGTCAATTTATTGATTGAAACATATTATATATATTTATTTTAACCTGAAATCATAGATTCTTTTCCAGGTATTTTATATCATCTTCATTTAAACCTTAACTCTTCATTTTTTACGTAATATGTCCAGGTCTACCCCTAATTTTGATATGAGTTCCTTTGCCTTCTTCGGTATTTCGCTTACCATCTCAGTTTTCCCTGTACTGTATATTTTTATCCTGGAAAGAATGAGTAGAATATCCCTCACACTGTATTTTCCATCTATCGTGTTAAGTACCTGGAAATGCAGGTAAAGTGAGAGTAAATTCAAAAACATGTAGGATGAAAGCATGTGATCATCTCGGATATATGATCTATCTGCTTCAAGGTCATTCTTGTATACATTGAAAGCGTATTCAACATATTCACGTTCTTTGTACAATCTGTATATCCGTTCCGGTTCATCAATAATATCGGATAAAAGGTAAAGCTTTCCAAAATCACCGGAATGATCGTAGTATGATGATTTTGACCTGATATTGTCATGGATTCTTATGAGGTAGTCCCTCTCCTCCTCTGATTTCAGGACAGGGTCTTCGAATACATATACACCATTCTCAGGCTTCCAGTACTTCACAGGCTTTCCATTGTACATGAAAACATTAAGGAAATCACCGCTTTCCGGTATAATGGAAGAATTCCTCCTCAATGGTATGATGTAGCTAAGATGCCTCCTCTTCAGCTTTTTAATATTGTCTGCGGAGAAGAAGCCCTTATCTGCTACTATAACGCATCTTTCCACGCCTGCTATGTCTATTGTATTTGCCATAGCTGATACATCCCTTATTGAGCCTGGAAGTATCCTTATGAATGTGGGTACAGTCCTTGTTGATGAGAACAGCATCATTACATTGATCTGTGGAAGGTGTATCTCCTTTGAATTATGGCCAGGCTCAAGGAATGATATGTTCTCTG from Ferroplasma acidiphilum carries:
- a CDS encoding DEAD/DEAH box helicase; translation: MSSFENMDISENLRKSLGLMKFTEPTEIQEKAIPVVLTGKDVIIRSKTGSGKTAAYLLPVLNSVEKLKGKGVKAIIILPTRELALQTHRVASRLGKISGIKSTIVYGGASIIRQVEELPGSDIVIGTPGRILDLYNQKYLKLDHVKYLVLDEADLMLDMGFIDDIKKIISFTPEGRQTILLSATLPAEVKTIANHFMNNPEFVDAGGDEAIPSSIKHLYTVSEKFDKFSTLMSYIHSYNSRKAIVFVKTQRSGDLLNLILSRSGFNNVLIHGGMKQHARERSIADFRHIDSGILVATNVAARGLDIPNITDIINFDAPESTETYAHRVGRSGRMGKDGRAMTIFDPSQKSLIQSIQRRNRIKMEKINIDLETEYTDINYGKLIAQFRDNEENAPEPDYHSRGRRPSGGRDRRPSSRRETGSRPGRSSGNYRRREHQ
- a CDS encoding transposase, coding for MNNMPDWVLKHKGKGIEIRRFGDRYYAYESSSRYDKDLKRAKKVTGKYLGVVTPAGIIKKSDVSGISGDYEYGNIALLYGIAGKTILPVLKQVFPYMYERIIIYVILRDIQPLPMKSLRYLYEKTYLSRMYNESMSPGSISGMLSSLPQEGMVAVMRKLTEKGEYVLMDSTAIFSRSENISFLEPGHNSKEIHLPQINVMMLFSSTRTVPTFIRILPGSIRDVSAMANTIDIAGVERCVIVADKGFFSADNIKKLKRRHLSYIIPLRRNSSIIPESGDFLNVFMYNGKPVKYWKPENGVYVFEDPVLKSEEERDYLIRIHDNIRSKSSYYDHSGDFGKLYLLSDIIDEPERIYRLYKEREYVEYAFNVYKNDLEADRSYIRDDHMLSSYMFLNLLSLYLHFQVLNTIDGKYSVRDILLILSRIKIYSTGKTEMVSEIPKKAKELISKLGVDLDILRKK